A stretch of the Synechocystis sp. PCC 7338 genome encodes the following:
- a CDS encoding RNA-binding protein, with translation MSIRLYVGNLPKESIEREALQEVFAEANAVVSTKVIKDRKTGKCRGFAFVTVSTDEAADEFIEKYNGQSFMDSPLKIEKANPRSKDDDEGGSEIPVASGEKTKQPRTDKKRGNKKAAGTSANASSASEGFQPDPRWADQLAQLKEKLTAAQ, from the coding sequence ATGTCCATTCGTCTCTACGTCGGTAACCTACCCAAAGAATCCATTGAGCGGGAAGCACTACAGGAAGTATTTGCAGAAGCCAATGCTGTTGTTTCCACCAAAGTTATCAAAGACCGTAAAACGGGTAAATGCCGGGGATTTGCTTTTGTAACGGTTTCCACTGACGAAGCGGCGGATGAATTCATCGAGAAATACAATGGCCAATCCTTTATGGACAGCCCTTTAAAAATCGAAAAAGCTAACCCCCGCTCCAAGGATGATGATGAAGGAGGCAGTGAAATTCCGGTGGCCAGTGGAGAAAAAACTAAGCAACCCCGCACCGATAAAAAACGGGGTAATAAAAAAGCGGCAGGCACCAGTGCCAATGCCAGTAGCGCTTCTGAAGGCTTCCAGCCTGACCCCCGCTGGGCAGACCAGTTGGCCCAACTGAAGGAAAAATTGACAGCGGCCCAGTAG
- the rpiA gene encoding ribose-5-phosphate isomerase RpiA: protein MADLDAANLMKQAVGKAAADRVKSNTIVGLGTGSTTAYALEFIGDRLKKGELENVVGIPTSFQAEVLARKYGIPLTTLDVVDRIDIAIDGADEVDPQKNLIKGGGAAHTREKIVDALAETFLVVVDSGKLVDKLGSTFLLPVEVIPMALTPVIRALTKLGGKPELRMGIKKAGPVVTDQGNLVIDVKFDAIADPAELEKTINNLPGVLENGLFVGVADVILVGEIIDGQPTVREF, encoded by the coding sequence ATGGCTGATCTAGATGCGGCCAACTTGATGAAACAAGCAGTGGGGAAAGCCGCCGCTGACCGGGTTAAGTCCAACACCATTGTCGGTTTGGGCACCGGTTCCACCACCGCCTACGCCCTAGAGTTCATTGGCGATCGCCTCAAAAAAGGAGAATTGGAAAATGTAGTGGGCATTCCCACCTCCTTTCAAGCGGAAGTATTGGCCCGTAAATATGGCATTCCCCTGACGACTTTGGATGTGGTTGATCGCATTGACATCGCCATTGATGGAGCGGATGAAGTTGACCCCCAGAAAAATTTAATTAAAGGGGGAGGGGCCGCCCACACGAGGGAAAAAATTGTCGATGCCTTGGCGGAAACTTTTCTAGTAGTGGTGGACAGTGGCAAGTTGGTGGACAAATTGGGTTCCACCTTTTTACTGCCGGTGGAAGTGATTCCCATGGCCCTGACCCCCGTAATACGGGCTTTGACTAAATTGGGTGGTAAACCAGAACTACGCATGGGGATTAAAAAAGCTGGCCCCGTTGTCACGGACCAAGGCAACCTCGTCATTGACGTTAAATTTGATGCCATTGCCGACCCAGCGGAATTGGAAAAAACCATTAACAATCTCCCCGGTGTGTTGGAAAACGGTTTGTTTGTGGGAGTAGCGGACGTGATTTTAGTAGGGGAAATTATTGACGGTCAACCCACGGTGCGGGAATTTTAG